A single window of Aquarana catesbeiana isolate 2022-GZ linkage group LG10, ASM4218655v1, whole genome shotgun sequence DNA harbors:
- the LOC141109941 gene encoding phospholipase A2 inhibitor NAI-like has protein sequence MKLLGILLVLSAFTSKGYSISCKNCWHFSTVPCKEPTVSCPNDQICVASLTEVIVGAAVTSQYSLSCGTQSECNVTGSLNFIYGKILTGTSCCSTDNCDPPTPQLPVDSSIKNGLTCRTCYSDSSDYCYNGDKIECTGDQTKCGRMARTLTGTFTLKEAIRGCTTGSFCDILGNQKDSLSGLNVDMAMYCSDGAAGLYNGLIYFVTVALLTTLLL, from the exons ATGAAGCTGTTGGGAATTCTGCTTGTGCTCTCCGCTTTCACTTCGAAAG GTTATTCAATCTCGTGCAAAAATTGTTGGCATTTTTCAACAGTACCCTGTAAGGAACCAACTGTGTCATGCCCAAATGATCAAATTTGTGTTGCCTCCTTAACTGAGGTCATAGTGG GAGCTGCAGTTACATCACAATATTCCTTATCATGTGGAACACAGAGTGAGTGTAACGTCACTGGAAGCCTGAACTTCATCTATGGCAAGATCTTGACAGGAACTTCATGCTGTTCCACTGATAACTGCGATCCACCTACACCGCAAT TACCAGTGGACAGCTCAATAAAGAACGGGCTGACATGTCGGACATGTTATTCGGACTCATCTGACTACTGTTATAACGGGGATAAAATAGAATGCACCGGGGATCAGACTAAATGTGGACGTATGGCTAGAACACTAACTG GAACATTCACTTTGAAGGAGGCTATCCGTGGCTGCACCACTGGAAGCTTCTGTGATATACTGGGCAACCAGAAGGATTCTCTTAGTGGTTTAAACGTTGACATGGCGATGTACTGCAGCGATGGAGCAGCCGGCCTGTACAACGGACTCATCTACTTTGTAACTGTTGCCTTGTTGACCACACTGCTGCTCTAA